TGAATAAAACGTTTGTCTttcaaggcaaaaaaaaaaaaaaatagtagttaCGTAATTTAATCGATACACCGCCCAATAACCGTCCAATAATTGCTAACCCGATACtgaaccaaccgatatcttatcggttggctagcggattagtacttttaaaagccgataaccgtTAAGCCAAACCATTAAGCGTAGTTATCCGCCCAATCCGCCCGATAAGCAGCCCTAagttcacacatttagttcaagtgtgttttgcaaaccagatagtgatagtttaggtagttttctcaactttatgatagtttaggtatgaaactaaaaaaaatgacAGTTAGGATatgtttttgacccttatctcttGGTAGTATTAATATCCTATTTATTCACCTGACATTTTCCAAACATGGTATGCATAACAAATTGACGTCGGACATGATATAGAAATTGTAAAGACTTTAGAGTTCGACGTCGATTTTGGAACTTTAAAATTGCTCCATTAAGacattttttctattttcttttcagATTTTCTGTCCGTCTTCCTCTTTTTAATTAAGCTACGTTATGTTGTTTTTCATGCGCCTCAAGACTATTATTTTCCTTTGTTTGCCTTATCTTTATTgaaattcctttttcttttcctgtTGAAAATCAAGTGTAACATGTATTGTGTGTTGTTGAATTTAATTTTATGCGCTGATAatgtaaaaaatatttacacaatcagGTTATATATAAGATAATTATATGTAAACCTCATGATAAATATTACTACATTGATAAGCTGAAAAAAGGTGATAACTAGTCCAATCAGTTTTTGAATAGTCGAGCATAAATTCAAAGTTCAGCTAGGTGAGTTAGTGACTAGAGTAGATATCTTCTCTGACACAGCTTCATAATatacatttccaattttccataacTGAAAACAAGGTGAGACAAAATTTTGGCATTTCCTTCCCACACTAAGTCCATGTTTGCAACAAATTAGTACATGAAACCTTAATGTTGCCTCAGATTTGCCTATTAACTCCCTAATCTCCTGGAAATGCTCCAACAACATTTAGTCTTGCAGGTTCTTTTTTAAGTACTTGTGCCCTATATATACCATTTGTAGTTTGACagtacatcatcatcattaatcaAATCAAAGTCTTCTTTTAACGAaactagctaaaatggtagctccAAAATGTGTTTTCATTTCTTTTATGCTTTTGCTAAGCTTAGCAATATGTTCTGCTCAGCCTGTTGGCGTTCATACAATTAAGGCTAAGGAAGCTCATCATCACAACCACAAAGATCACACTTTGAATAATATCGAAGTCGAAGGCTTTGGAGGAGGTGCTGGTGGCGGTTTTGGCattggtggtggtggaggaggtggTGGGGGTGGAGGGGGCGGTGGTGGTGGCGGatttggcattggcattggtggTGGCGGAGCTGGTCATGGTTCTACTGCCCCTAGCTCCGGTTGCAACCAACCTGGTTGTGGTGTCCCTGGCTATGGTTCCCCTATCTATATACCTGGTTTTGGTGTCCCAGTCTATTCCCCTGGTTGTGGTTATGTGTGTCCTGCCAACAATCCTAGTGGAGAAATCACTGAATTCAAAATCTCAGGATTATCACGTTTCACCGGACCATATCGATGCACCCCAGGGCCAAATATGTATGTCTATAACGACTTTAATCATGAACTTCTTCTACACTTTGTTTCCACAATCCGAGGAAAACATGAGAACAAACACAAACATCTAAACTATGGAGGAGTTAGACGTTTTGGAATGGGTCGCGGTAGTGGCAGCAGCGGAGCGGGTGGTTCTGATGCCTCGGAATATGATATCGAGGACCCTGGTTGCAATATTGATGGCTGTGATGACCCTGGATATGGATCTAACCCTGATTTTGGCTGTCCCCCTGGATGTGGTTATGTGTGTCCTGGCAACAATCCTAGTGGAAGAATCACTGAATTCCATATCTCAGGATTATCATCACAAAAAATTACTGGACCTTACAGATGTAGGCCAGATATGTGTGACAGTGAAGATTGTAGTGAACTACTTCTACACTTTGTTTCTCCAATGCATGATAACCATGAGAACCAACATGATCATCCAGTAGAGAGGAGTGAAGAGGAGGAAGATGGTCATCGATCAAAGAAgcataaagaagaagaagacatcATAAACTAGGCTCCTCATTCCACcagctcaagaaaaaaaaaaaaaaaaactatatatgtAATAAAGTTATGTAGCTTCAGCCAGAACACAGTATACATTGTCTAAGAAGTTAcctatactaaataaaacttgtgtCAGTGGACTGGGAAATAAGAAGATGGCAAATTTGCTAAAACCTGCTCATTCACTGTAGACATGGAATTGCTACTGTATTTTGGAACACGTGCTGAATATTAATTTAAGGAAGTaaattggaagaaaaatgaaataaatgagtaTAGTGCTAAAGGTTATTGATTGTGTCAGCGAATGAAACACAAAGGAACTCTGCTCTGACTGAAAAAAGGATTATCTGAATTGATTTAACTACCTTTACAGAAAAAATTCTGTGGGGATATACATTTATCGATTGAAAAATGAATAAGCAAGCAACATTATTGTCTTTCTTCTCCACATAGACTTCATGTCGCAATCTGCTCTACTCATTGGCTCCAGCCAACTAGGCCTATGAGTCTTACTAATATTATGTGATTCTGTTTTACTTCACTGATCCTATCATCAATAACAAAAGTAGAAGCTTGAACATACTGTTTGATGCGAAAATCGTGAATGGAGCCATAAGATTATTAGGCAAGTGAACACGGGTTTAGTAAAAACAGTAGATTCATGATCAGCACATTATTGCAGCAACATATGATTTCAGATTATTTCAACAAGATGGTCATAAAGTAGCATACCATTTGTGATTTAACATTATTACACTCATGACTCAACTTGGGAAGATCGTTAAAGTTTCAAGCCTTCAGTCTCATTCAACCGTAGTGGCACCTGCCCAATTAGAAGCACTTCCCCGGCGTGGAATGCTGTGGAGTTTGGTATACAAGTCCACTTGGAAAATTACACCATTGACATTTCCATCATCATCTTCGCGTGCAATTGCTTTCACTTTGTGCATTGGATGATCAAAACTTATCAGCCCAGTGTCACTTATGAAGATACACCCTGTGCAATCAGCTTTTACACATTAAATTATGCTTGATATCCAAAAAGATTGAATAAAACTTGAGGATTTGACTAAAAAACCTGGAGGAAATGGGGTATAGAATTTCCCACAAGAAGTTTGAATGAATTCTGAATCATCGGAACATACTAATGACCCATCTGTAGCAGTTCCCCAATGTAATGGCACACTTCCATCGCGATCCTAGATTGGTTAAAGCAACATTAAGTATATTCTCATAAAGGATTTACATTAATACACTGACATCATAAAGATTAACGTAGTTTAACCTGTGATAGTAGGTTAGTTACCATTTTTACCAGGTCACCCTTAATGCTTATCATAGAAATTTACCAGTAATTAGCTTACAACTGACTTGATTGTCTAATCAATTTTTATAATGTCACTGCAATAATAACATaaccagtgaaatcccacaagtaGTGTCtggggagtttttttttttttggggggggggggggggggttggagtGTACGTAAACCATATTCCTACCTTTgtgggtagagaggttgttttcagTAGCACTTAAACTATGAAAATACTCTGTCAATCATGGTATCTAATTTACTTCAAAGCTATTGATTAGTTCTAAGGAATTAAATCAAGATGCGGAAGATGAAAATGGTTAATATGAATGTTGAATAAGCTAAGACAGAGATCAATTTTGTGACACAAAGAAAATACTGTACTTACCCTGGCAATAAAAAGAGTAGAAGCTTTAGAGTCAAACAGAATGAaagcaaatttgccttcaagttctTTGATGACTTGATCAGGAGGGTATGGCGCCCGATCCCTTAGAACTTTGTAAGCCTCAACCATTATCATAGCCTCTGTAGCTTGTCTTGAAAGACCATAATGTTTCCTCAAATCAAAGGTGTTGTCTAAACGACCAGAAAAGATACAGAAGATATCATCCATCACCACAATAGACCTAAtgtaaacaaaacaaaacaagctCAGAGAAATCCTTCTGTAGTCAGCTTGCTTATTAATCTAATCTTGAAATATAACACTAATTTCGAAAAAAGTTCTCCCTTTTAGTATACTCTAATGTGCAAAAAGAAAAATCCAAGCataaacaacacaaaaaaaaaaaaaaaaaaaaaaaaaaattgtgatttcTTTTTATCGGCCTAAATTTTGGTATAGGCAAAGTTCGCCATCCGGTGGAAAGGTGGCAGATACTTGGTTGGAATAGTTGAGGTATGCGCAAGCTGATCTAAACAGTAAAATATTATTCTCACTACTAAGTTAAGTTGTGATAGTTAGAGTTAGCGGAGGTAGCAGATTCTCAATTGGAATAGTTGAGGAACACGCAAACTAATCCTGTTGTTATTGAAAAAACATATTATTCACAGTACTAAAAATTCAATACCTTGGTTGTGTAGGGTTTTCATTGTCATGAGAAAAAGCCATGAAATTCCCATTGGAAAGGTGGTAAAAAGTTGAGTCTTGCTTCCATGATTTGAAACTTTCTGCAATATCTTCCCTTGTTTTAGCCTCCTTTTTCTGTTTACCTGCCTGAGGAATGCTCAATTCAGGAGGTGGTTTCCCAATAGATTGCTCAAATACAGCCAACATGTTAGGACAATTAAAAGCTAAAAACTTTTTCAAGAATCCCAAGCTAAAAACTTTTCAAGAACCATAAAAACCACAGTAGAGCACATTCTCGGTACTTATATAATATAGAAAACTTGTAGCTGACATGCTTATCCAAATATGACTGTTGTAACTGAAAACAAAGTACTGACGTGGCATCAACAATGGTGATAGTACATCTGTCACATCTCTCCATTGTTTAAGATGACACTCAGGGGTCGTATGGCAGCTGGTTCGGAGGTGACACAAGTAACATCAGGTTTGATAGCTATTTAGGAGGtaaattatatttatatatataattaatatGGTATTTGTTTTGCAATTTAGTGACCCGCTTAACTAATATATGTAAGTTATGAGGAAAGTTATTTATTATTTTTGTATGGGGTAAAATTTGTAGACACCAGGTGGACGTATCAAAAGATGACTCGTGGTGATGGGGACAAGTCAAATTCGAATCAGCAAGCGAGGGGCTCCAGAAAATCATATAAAGTTCCGGATAAGTAATTTGATAACCCGCCTTCCGAAGGCAGAAATTACAAGAGGCTCGGAGAAGTATGCCAACTCATCGGTCAAACGTCATTTAAAATGTGACTGTTACAGAAGACCTCAAGTTTTCTCCGGCCTTTATTAGGCTTTATTTTCCTTTATTGCCTTTTATTACAACATTAATATTGATAATTAAGGGGCACGATTCATGGAATTTGTACCTCATAACTCTAGCATAAATAGAGGTACTCATTCTATTGCAAGACATCTAAAAACATTATACAATAATATAAAGTATGAATTATTCTTAGCATTCGCTCTTTTTTGCTTAATTCGTTGAGGTTATAGTGATTCACCACCCAGAGATTCTAGCTCGAAGCTACTCCAAGGCCCAGGCTACATATCTAGCTATACTTTACTTTCAATTGTCTTGCTAATTAATACTAGCTACTTCATAATTTTGGTTACGTTGATCCACGCGTCCTTGATCACAAATACAAATTCAACTGTACCGATTTTTTGTGTAAATAATTTTATATAATAATAGAAAGTGAAATAACTAATGCATGAATAATTTAACCCTGCATAGCTAATCcctacataaaataatacataaattcttCATAACTAATTCATgtattactaatacctgcatgaCTCTAACCAGCTATCAAACGACCCCTTATTACTGATAAATATTACAGTGTATTTAGAGAATAGATTTTTTGTGTTTAGGTACATGtattaacttttgaatacccTAAACTAATGCAAAAAGTTAGCTCAAGTGGTCCAGAATGTTCAAAATTATCTGTATCATTCTAAGATTCGATTCCCAGAAACAACAATTTTCTAATATTTAGCTTTGTTATTTTTTTCAAGCTTTTTGAGTGAAAATCCTAAAACTGCGTAttactttaatattttatttatgGAAAATATATTTTACAGAAATATCTCTTTCTTTTTATTGATGGGATTGATTTTGTCGAACATTGTTTTGAAGCTCCAGATGTAACGATGTAGTAGTAGTTTTCATTTTAAATCAGGAATATATAGGACAGAAGAAAGAAGCCAAGAAAGTTTTGCCTAAATACAGAAGGCTAAAGCAAGCAGTGTACGACTTTACGCACTTCGAGAAGCACGCAAATTGGACTCTTGTGGATAATTGATCCCAATTAAAAACAATACGATTTGTCTATGCAAATAAAGAAGCCTTAAAAAGGACGCTATAATAATAATGCTTTGGGTCTTTTTCAAGCTTTCACTTCTTTCAGTGATGATCATTTAAGCTTTTTCTTCTATGGAGGTGGACGTGAGGAAGGCGTCTGTTATGCATTATTTTCTGGTATTTTGACTAATAGGGAAGAGATATGAAGATAATGTACTTCCCGATTGAGACATCACTTGAAATAAAAGGTTAATAAATCTGTGGGTCAGAACTCAGAAGTCACAGAACCATTAGCAGAAAACAATGGTCTTGTGTGGTTTTTGGTTGAAACTTACCCTCACAAACGACTTGGCTTAGACTTCTAATACAATCTTAGCTATCCGAGattctgtatacggtaaaaatcggatatgtGACAAACCGGTGAGACCAaaggccgagggaagaaagggacaagaacgtgcatgaagaCTCCCGTTCTGAACCAGAGGAACGCTTAGACCGAAGCGAAGGAAGGGCATGATTTGGTCCGGTTCTTTCATGACCGtgttgttcgaggccgtatgtccgtttgatcgtggccggtggtccgggagatccgttgcgcagtTGCCACGTGTCGATGGCGTCCTGCTATGTTCAACTGCcagtcgtacgggtgtcagatcgtacggtctacctaatccaactcagaactttttctttattctattattttttatgttgtatgaagcccatggagcaacactataaataggggacattgtcctccttttagagggttggcttctacattaccaagaactcttgtaatagcaaaatatacaaatctcCCTCTCAATATATCAGATTCGATCTATATTTATTGTGCTTAATTCTTACGTTTCCTAAATCAAATACCGTTTACGTATTAATAGATACACGAGTACATAGCAAACCATTGATCATCAATTGctcatttatagcatattcatatatttcttctctctatcaaataagtacaagatatagccacatatcctatacctcacttacaattttaattgattatccaaatccggggtaaacagtttggcgcccaccgtggggctaggataatagtggtcttttatcttgatctctaccttacccatctaaaTAAAAAACACCTTCTGTTCGTGTCTGAAGAAACGGACTAAATGactgacagtgggcaatctggtcaagtcaacaacaacaacgaaatcgtggcaaaaaacgaaggaagcggttcacgaggaccaccaaaccccgctgatcctaaccccgttaattcgatggagggcctcaaccgtcgaaacaccgtggaccaggagaatgccaccttaccggccactgatcctctaaatacccacaattctgttactttgtcccgggcacaGGACCGGAAAGAACCGGGAACAcctaatgataatattgacttgcgtttaatttttgaaatgttgcgggagcagagagcggcgattgccgaacagggaatcgcaatagcccggttgcaaaacggaggggatacaacgaccccggaaaaaa
Above is a genomic segment from Lycium barbarum isolate Lr01 chromosome 12, ASM1917538v2, whole genome shotgun sequence containing:
- the LOC132624574 gene encoding anther-specific protein TA-29-like, which translates into the protein MVAPKCVFISFMLLLSLAICSAQPVGVHTIKAKEAHHHNHKDHTLNNIEVEGFGGGAGGGFGIGGGGGGGGGGGGGGGGGFGIGIGGGGAGHGSTAPSSGCNQPGCGVPGYGSPIYIPGFGVPVYSPGCGYVCPANNPSGEITEFKISGLSRFTGPYRCTPGPNMYVYNDFNHELLLHFVSTIRGKHENKHKHLNYGGVRRFGMGRGSGSSGAGGSDASEYDIEDPGCNIDGCDDPGYGSNPDFGCPPGCGYVCPGNNPSGRITEFHISGLSSQKITGPYRCRPDMCDSEDCSELLLHFVSPMHDNHENQHDHPVERSEEEEDGHRSKKHKEEEDIIN
- the LOC132622374 gene encoding stem-specific protein TSJT1, which codes for MLAVFEQSIGKPPPELSIPQAGKQKKEAKTREDIAESFKSWKQDSTFYHLSNGNFMAFSHDNENPTQPRSIVVMDDIFCIFSGRLDNTFDLRKHYGLSRQATEAMIMVEAYKVLRDRAPYPPDQVIKELEGKFAFILFDSKASTLFIARDRDGSVPLHWGTATDGSLVCSDDSEFIQTSCGKFYTPFPPGCIFISDTGLISFDHPMHKVKAIAREDDDGNVNGVIFQVDLYTKLHSIPRRGSASNWAGATTVE